ATGCTCGGTGGCAGCCCACGCGAGAGCGTGTCGGAGCAGTCGGCCTCCGATGCCGGAACCAGTACGGCCTGGCCGGGCATGCAAATTGTCCAGAAGGATGCGTCCGTCGGGGCGCGGAACGAGGTACGCGAAACCGTCCATCTCGCCCCCGCCCACGGCCACAAACAGTCCTGCAGCTGGCTGCGGCTCCAGAATTCGCCCGTGCCATAGCGCCAGCCGGTCCTCGAACAGGGAGCCGCCCAAGAAACTACTCGGCATGATCCCCGCATACGCCGTACGCCAACTCTCCGCGTGAAGCGCCGCGATCTGTTCCACATCGCCCCGCATACCCGTTCTGATCTCCATGTCGACGAGCCTCGCGTATGGCCTCGGGCGTTGTCACATCCGTAACTGATCATTTCAGAATGAAATTGGCTCACGGGCTTGGCA
This is a stretch of genomic DNA from Streptomyces hawaiiensis. It encodes these proteins:
- a CDS encoding GNAT family N-acetyltransferase, with the protein product MEIRTGMRGDVEQIAALHAESWRTAYAGIMPSSFLGGSLFEDRLALWHGRILEPQPAAGLFVAVGGGEMDGFAYLVPRPDGRILLDNLHARPGRTGSGIGGRLLRHALAWAATEHPGRDVYLEVLRANTRAVAFYERHGALRTDERVCLFEQGFELPEFEYTWAAGSVSMASDSLSQ